From the genome of Pelosinus fermentans DSM 17108:
TAGATATACGGTTTAGTTGATGATGGAGCCGGACCAGCCATAGCTTCCAATAATTTGATGCCTACTTCTTTAGCGGCAAGTACTGCTTGGCGTACGGCACCAGAATCACCAGTAACCTGAAGTATCACTTCATTGGAATAACTCGTCCCGCCTGCTGGACTGCCATAGCCAACTACTTCAACATTAGCTGTTTTTACAGCAACATCAGACATAAGTACGCCAATGGCAGCAGGAGCACCAACAATCAATCCAAATGCTTTTCCCACTGGAGCACCAAAGGCTTTATTAATTGCATAGCTTGCCCGAGCCGTATATTGCAGCTCAATATGCCCAGCATCATTGCCATATACATCGCCAAACGTACGATCCAGTTCTTTTAGTGCAACTTCAATTGCACGGCGGGCATCTGATACTTCTTCCGCGCCAAAGAGAATCAACGATCCATGTCCTGCTCCACCTTTGGTGTCACGAGGCAATTCAATGGTAATAATCTCAGTATTGGTTGCCTTTACAGCTTCATCAGCAGCCATAATATGTGGGCCAGCACCAGTACGAGCACCTAAAATACCAATGGAACGATATTTAGGATCGATTTTCATTTTTTCATGCAGCATAGGATCGACATTTGCAATCACTAAACCAATGGTATCGCCAATTGCAGTTCCCACAAATTCAGTGATACCAGGATTTGCTGAAGCTTTAGGTTTTTCTTGAGCCCCTTGCGCAGCAGGAGTATGATTCTCCATACGCTTTTTAATTTCATCCATAACCTTATCAATTAATTGCTCTTGCATATAATTTCTACCTCCACATTAAATTCCTATTTTATTTTGGGAAGAATTTTTTCCACATCGGTATGGGGACGCGGAATAACGTGAATAGACACGACTTCGCCAACTTTTTGAGCCGCTGCGGCACCTGCATCGGTTGCCGCTTTAATGGCACCAACATCACCGCGCACCATTACTGTCACTAAGCCAGAGCCAATTTTTTCATAACCCACTAATTCAACGTTTGCTGCCTTTACCATAGCATCGGCAGCTTCAATAGCACCTACTAATCCTTTTGTTTCAATCATCCCTAATGCTTCGCTCATGAACTACACCTCCCTTCCCCAAAGTGTGCAATTAATTCTTCTATCCCTTCTCCAGTACGAGAAGAAACGAAGAAGATTGGTTCTTTAACACCGACTTCCATTAAGCGAGATTTAGCTTTTTCTCGATCAATGCCAGGTACATCGACTTTTGTTACTACCCCAATAACAGGGCGGGAAAACATTCCGGCAAATCCAGGCGGCAGAGTTACTTTCAGATTTGTTGCATCCTGCACAACAACGACAACAGATGCTTGCATAGCTGTTGTCATTAATGCCGAATAGAAACGCGGTATCTGAGCATATTCTCCCGGAGTGTCAATGGCTCCATCTGAAAACTGGATACTTTGGGTCTTTTCAGCTGACCGGACATCTTTTTGCAGCGTATGAATCAAAGATGTCTTGCCTGCCCCTATGGCCCCAACTAACATTACCTTCTGCATATCATGACTTCGTTTGTTTGGGACCACTAAATCCCAAACTATTGACTAATAAATTGGTTACTTGCTTAAGGGCTGCTTCCACATTGGATACGGTACCGACCAGTACCAGCGATCCTGTAAAACGGTCCATAAAGCCAATTTTTACATCTGCTGCTTTTGTTGCCACATCCGCTGCAATAATGGCAGCTTCACTAGGGGTAATGGTTAAGATTCCAATCGCCGAAGTGCTCTCTAACCCTAGCTTGTCACATAACTCCTTTTTGGGATTGGATATGAGATGGGCTAAGGTCACTTGTTTGCCTGGTACATATTCTTGAACCACTCTTACCTTTTCTTCCGACATACCATTTCCTCGCATTCCTTACATTAGTTTGACAATTATAACTATTTCCCGTTTTTAGTTTTTTACCTTGCATATTTATTGCTTAGCCACTGGACATAATTGCTGCATCCATCTCAACCATAATCTGGATATTTTTTTCACATTTATCTTGCAGGATTATTTTGTTTTTTTATTCAAATTTTTCTACCATAAAAGCAAAATAGGACTACTTTACCGTAGTCCTATTTTATCTTTCATAATCCTTTTTTATTCAGAATTATCTTTTATTCTTTTTTTGCTCTGATATGGAACTTTTTTGCATTCGTTTTTTTACTCTTGCTTGGTATTACGAATTTCATTTCGATATTGATTTGGTGTCATCCCCATTGTCTGACGAAATACACGGCTAAAGTAACTAGCATCTTGATACCCTACCTCTGCAGCAATTCGCACCGCCGTAAAATCGGGATTCTGCAGCATTTTCTTCGCTTTTTCAATTCTTACTTTCGTTAGAAAATCCACAAAATTAAAACCCTTCTCTTGTTTGAAAAGCCTGCTAAAATAAAACGGACTTAAATGCACCGTTTGGGCAACTTCTTCTAAGGATATATTCTTATGATAATTTTTCACAATATAATCGCATGCTTTATTAATGACTCTAAGGTTCATACTGCTTCTATTTTCAAGCATATTGTCCATAAAGTGATCCAAAGAAGCAAACATCCATGCCTCTACCTGTGTTTTATTATTACACTCATTCAAGTGATTAATACAATTTAAATTTAATAGTGTTAATTGTTCTACATTGGCACCACCCTCTACGGCTGACCGAGACAATACAATTAACAATTCCAGCACACATGCTTTAATCGTGTCCATATTAGCCTTACTGGCAAATATTCCATCTAACAATTCATGCAGTGCTTCTTTTGCTTGCTTTCGATCACCGCATCGCACCTTGTCAAGCACATTTCGCTCATAGTGAAAAGGATAGTTAAAAGGTCCTGTAGTCAGATAGGGTACATCCTCCACGTGAATGATCTGACTATCACCTAAATAAAATCGCTGCTGCTGGGCATGCAAAGCTTCTAAATAGGACTTATGAATTTCTCTTGGATCACTGTAATATCGCCCAATTCCGATGGTAATACTGATATTCATGGCTTGCGCAATACATTCTTGTATATCTACAGCAATTTTTTGGGCATTACTTTTTATTCTTTCTTCGCTTTCCACTTCAGCAAAGCCTAATAAAACAATCAAATTGTCACTGCCAAATGGGGTAACCAGTGCATAATCGCCAGCAACACTACAAATAAGTTTGTAAATTTTTTGTTTAATCATTTGCTTTTCTAATTCACTATCACTAGAGGTAAGCTGCTTAAAATTATCAACATCAATAACCAAGACAACACCAGGGTCTACTTTCATTCCCAAAAAACGTGATCGTTCTTGAAAATGCTCCATTTCTTTAATATTTCCAGAAATCAAATCATAGACAAAAGACATTTGAATAAAGGGGATGGCATCTTCTACGCTTTTCCGTAAAGAAGCTTCTTCTTGTTTTTTCCTCTTCAATTCATCCACTTTTTGAATGGTAAGTTCTAAGGTATGCATAATGTCATCCGGGCGAACAGGCTTTAAGAGATACTCTACGACTCCAATCGTTAATGCTTGTTTTGCATAACTAAATTCATCAAAAGCCGTAAGCATGATAATTACAGTATCAGGCGATAAAGCACGAATGCGCTTTGCCGCTTCCAGCCCGTTCATTTCCGGCATGCGGATATCCATTAAAACAATATCCGGTCTTTGCGCCGCAGCAATCTGAACAGCACTCTTTCCATCTCCCGTTTCGCCAATTACCTTTATGGCAGGACATTTTTGCGTAACAATAAAATGCAAGGCCTGCCTTTCTAATTGTTCATCATCTACAATCAATAATGTATACATTCTTTTCTCCTTGCTGCACTGCTCTTACATTGGACTGTAGGGAAGGCGGATGTAAATGCTAGTCCCTTCTCCTAGTTTGCTCTCCATCGTAAGACCGTATTCATTACCGAAGTAATGCTGAATTCGCTTGTGAACATTAATAATTCCCAAGCCTGTCGTCTGCCCATGAATTTGTTTACGTTTTTCTGCACGAAAAATAGCTGCAACTTCCTCGGATGATATACCAATACCAGTATCCCTGACAATGAGAATAACCTCTTCCTCCTCAAGTCGCCCGCTAATGTGAACCACCCCACCTTCCACCTTACTTTCCAGTCCGTGAATAATGGCATTCTCCACTAAAGGCTGAAGAGTCAGAGGAGGAATTTTTATTTCCATAATGGACGCATCCACATCAATATAGGTCTGTATACGTTCGCCAAAACGCATCTTCTGGATCAGCAAATAATCTTTAATGGATTTTACTTCTTGTTCTAAGGTTCTTAATATTTCTATATCCCGCAAATTATTACGTAATAAATCCGATAGAGCATAGACTACTTCCTGAGTCTGACTCGCTCCCTCCAGCATTGCTAAACGAGCTATAGTATTTAAGGTATTAAATAAAAAATGCGGGTTGACCTGAGATTGCAGTGCTTTTAATTCCGTAGCACGGAGCATTGTTTCTAATTCCGCCTTGGCCTTTATCTCTTTTACAAGGTGCTTGCCCGCAAGATTGGCCACACCAATTTCTACAATATAATTTGACATAATGTAGATTAGATCTGCTGCCGCCTTTATGCGTTTCTCCGGCACGACTTCCACGATATCAAAAAATTCCGATAATCGTTCTGCCTCCAGTCCCAAATCATCTGTACAGCAGAACATATTGCTTTTAACATCATCATCTTCCTGGAGCAAAATAACTTGTCCTGCGAGAAATGCACCAATATATTGATTCTCTACAACTATAGGAGCCGCTAGATCCGTCAAGCCAGCATGACATGTATACACAAAAGGTTTCTGATTACGACGCCCTCCCTTATCATCACATTGCACACATCGGGTTAGCCCTTGAGGAAGAGAACGAACATAGCTGCAAAACTTTGTGAAATTACTGGGTTTTGTAATCGGATTGCCTTCAGGATCAACAATCACTGCCGCCAATCCCGTTGCTTCAGAGAATTTATCTTGTATTTCTTGTAAAATTTGAGTATTGACAATTTCGCCTAAGGTAAATCGATTTAATGCTTGCACTCGCAATCCTCCCCTTATCAAAACTTCTATACTATATCATTTGTTGCTATCATCCAACAACCAAACCACTCCAAGACCCCCATCTTTGACAAGCGGGGCCTTAGAGCGGCTGCATCGTTTGATAATAGGGCTTAATACAGCTAATATGAAAAAATATCAGCTGTATTAAGCCTTCCTTAACATGATAAGTATTAGATAAAAGGGAAACCAGTTCCTGCAAACAGCAATATTTTACTATATTATAGCAAGCAAAGACGATGTATTATACGGCAGCAGTCTGTGCTGACGCGGGTTCACTTAATACAAAATCGGAAAGTCTTGCCATGTTCTGCATAGTGTATGACATGGTTTTCAGCATAGAGACCATTAGAATCGCGCCTGTCCCCTCACCTAAAGCCATGTTGGCATGAAGAATCACATCCTCTGCCGGAATATTCCCCAACAATAGTGAGTAAGCCATACCTGGTTCTTTTGACATATGAGAAGGAATTCCGTACTTTTCAATTGTATTGTCTATACGAAATGCACAGGCATAGGCTACTGCTGTGATAAATCCATCAATTACAAAAGGAACACCCAGTTTGGCACATTGCAGCATCCCAGAACAAATACCTACAATGTCAAATCCTCCTACACAGCGTAGAATTTCTTCGACTTTTTGCATTTTATTTTTATGACGCTCTACACCTTTTGCTACTATATTTCGCTTATGCTTTAAAAATTCGCTGCTGCTCAATCCAGCTCCATAGCCAACAATGAATTCCGGCGGCATTCCTGTAAGAGCATGTAAAACAGCCGACGAGGTTGTCGTATTGCCAATCCCCATTTCACCAAAAGAGAAGATATTCACTCCTTCCCGCTGAATAAGGTCTGCTACTACTTCTTTTCCAACCGCCCAAGCCCGATCAAATTCTTCTTGTGTCATAGCCTCTTCTTTCATAAAATTTTTCGTTCCAAAGGCTACTTTATGATGAATACCAGCTTCTTTCTCGTTATTAATACCAATATCAATGACGCTGTAAGGTATTTGATTACATTGGCAAAAACAGCTTATCGTCGCTCTGCCGTCTGCCATATTCTTGGCTTGCAGATAGGTAATTTCCCCAGGGTAATTGACAACACCTTCTTCAATAATTCCATTATCAGCTGCAAAGATGATATGATGCGGTTTCATCTCCGAGTGAATTTCTCCCCATGCCATTATTACTTTCTTGAGGTGTTTTTCTAATTTTCCCAAACTCTGAGGTGGTTTCGCCGCCCCATTCAGCAATTCATCCACTCTGGCTTCCAAATCCATATCTGCCCCTCCTAAAATTATAATAGATAAGAAAAGCGTTAACACATTCTTTGAAACATATAAAACAGAATCGAACCGCAGAGGCGCAGAGAACACTGAGAAAAGATAGATATTTAATTTTTTCTCTGTGTCCTCCGCGGATCTCTGTGCCCTCTGTGTTCAACGTTTCCTCCAATCGCTGATATTAAAAATCGAGTAAGAGGCTACCCATTAGTTGAGTAGCCGACTTCTCACACCACCGTACGTACCGTTCGGTATACGGCGGTTCAACAGAATTAGTGTACTAGTGAATACCTTTCACTTATGGTGATGAAGCCGATTTTCCTGAGGTATTCATTGGTTAACGTCCGAGAAAGGATTGGGCTATTGGCTGTGTGCCAGTAGCTCTTTCTTGTATTGGCGTATTCCCACGCTTTGCGGTTATCTATGCCATGAGCAACAAGATTATCGTGCTTCGTCCCAATTTTCTTCCATTGCTTCCACAAGCACATTCGAATCCTTCTTCTCAGCCATTCATCCAATGCTTTAGCTAGGGTTTTCATATCAGCCATTCCAAAGTAGTTCATCCAGCCCACAATGCACTGCCGGAGCTTTTCCGCTCTTTGCTCCATGCTCATAGCATTGCTTCGTCCTGTTATTTCCTTCAGCTTTTGCTTGAATTTCTTTACAGGCTTAGGGTGAACTCTAATTCCTAATCCACCTTTTTTGTGATAGAACGAAAAACCTAGAAATTTCAGCTTCCACGGCCTGTCTACTGTACTCTTTTCTTGATTGACTTTGAGCCTTAATTTTTGCTCAAGAAATCGCGTGATACTTGCCATGACCCGTTCTGCCGCTTTCCGGCTTTTGACGTAAATATTCTGATCATCAGCATAACGACAGAATTTTAAGCCCCGTCTCGTGAGTTCAGTGTCCAGTTCATTCAGCATGACGTTACTCAGAAGTGGAGAAAGATTGCCCCCTTGAGGACAGCCTTCCTCGCTCTCCTGTACCACGCCATTTATCATGACTCCTGATTTCAGATATTTGCGTATCAGCGACAGCACTCGGCTATCTTCGATGGTTTCTGAAAGCAAGCGCATGAGTTTATCGTGATTTACGGTATCAAAATACTTTGCCAAGTCGATATCAACTGTCCAGGTGTATCCTGCCTCGATATATTCCTTGCATTTTACTACCGCTTGTTTTGCACTTCTGCCGGGTCTAAACCCGTAGCTATTTGCCGAAAACTGCATTTCATAGATTGGGGTTAATATTTGAGCTATAGCTTGTTGTATCACTCTGTCAACTACAGTAGGTATACCAAGTAGCCTTTTCCCCCCGTCCGGTTTCGGTATTTCTATCCGTCTGACCGGCTCGGGCTTATAGGTCCCTTCTAGTATGGATTGCCTGAGTTGGTTGCCGTTTTGTTTCAGGAATTGTAAAAGTTCATTTACTGTCATTCCGTCGACTCCATGGCTTCCTTTGTTACCCTTCACTCGCTTATAAGCAAGATTCATGTTATCTCGGTGAAGGATTTTCTCCAGCAATCCACCGGCGTATTCATTGTCACCGTTTCTTCCTCTTTCGGGCATGGGAGAAATGCTCGGCACTCCTACATTACCTCTGAGTTCCACTCTTGTCTCCTGTAGGCAGCCTTCTTTGTGAAGTTGTCTGCTTTCTACGCATTTCTTCGTACCTTTCAAAATTCGGAAACCTCCTATTGTTCGGTCCTTCCCAGAGCGTATATAGCCGCTCTGGTAGTATGACCTCTGCTGACTTCTGACAGCTCAGTCGTACATTACTGCACGGGTTGCCGTTTTCAAATTCATATCCACAGCTTGACTGTCAGATCTCCCCAGGTAAGAACGCTTACTTTCACTCCACCTATCTGCTACATTTACATCGCCCGCTTCGGATAGTTTAGGGCTTCGTTTTGTGCGGCAAACTCACCCAGCTGACATATGCCTTGTATGTAGTTCGTCTTCCTCAGACCGGAGTTTTGCCGCCGACTTCCTTCAGATTCCACCTCGCGATGGACACCCTTGTCTTAGGCTAACGGTTGGCACTATCAACCCCCGTATTGGACTTTCACCAACTAGTAAGCGCCCATGCTGGGCACACCACAAAAATACCTAGCCCAAAAGGCTAGGTATTTTATATAAAAATCCCATCCTTCTGGCATTACCCCTTACGCGAGGGTAGATGACAGCCATAACAGGCAGGTCTCCTGACTTACGGATCTTTAAAATTCCTGCGCCTTCCTGGTTTCCCAGTGGCATTTGCAGGACTTTCTCCCCGATTACAGTGGCGCGACCGCGTCGTTTAAGGAATATGCTTCCCTTCCGAACTTCCCTATTCTCCTCTAGTTAAAGAGGCACCTGTTTGGTGGCAATTTATTCTGTTATCACAATAGTACTACAGTTTATCTCATTCTCCTATCCACTATTCGCAGATGAGCAATATAATCAAGTAGTTCGTTAAAAAAATCCCATTTAGCCTGTATCAAATATCTTTGACGTGCCAAGTGTCATTCACTAACGCTACTACTGCTCGATTATCAATATAATCAATTATATTGATTGCGGAGCTATCCTGTCGCATAGACCACATTTTATCTAAACCGATTCCCAATGCAGCACAAAGCAGTACTCTCATCGTTCCCCCATGGGAAACAAGCACAATGGTCTGCTCTTGATGCTTTTTGACACACTCTTGCAGTGCGTGAGTTACACGTTGTTTAACAACCTGAAAGCTTTCCCCTTGAGGCGGACCGATTTCACCTGGCTTAGAATACATTGCAGTTAAGATTTCTGACCAATCTGCCATAATTTCTTGATAGGTAAGTCCTTCCCAAATGCCAAAATTAATT
Proteins encoded in this window:
- the pduB gene encoding propanediol utilization microcompartment protein PduB — protein: MQEQLIDKVMDEIKKRMENHTPAAQGAQEKPKASANPGITEFVGTAIGDTIGLVIANVDPMLHEKMKIDPKYRSIGILGARTGAGPHIMAADEAVKATNTEIITIELPRDTKGGAGHGSLILFGAEEVSDARRAIEVALKELDRTFGDVYGNDAGHIELQYTARASYAINKAFGAPVGKAFGLIVGAPAAIGVLMSDVAVKTANVEVVGYGSPAGGTSYSNEVILQVTGDSGAVRQAVLAAKEVGIKLLEAMAGPAPSSTKPYI
- the eutM gene encoding ethanolamine utilization microcompartment protein EutM gives rise to the protein MSEALGMIETKGLVGAIEAADAMVKAANVELVGYEKIGSGLVTVMVRGDVGAIKAATDAGAAAAQKVGEVVSIHVIPRPHTDVEKILPKIK
- a CDS encoding EutP/PduV family microcompartment system protein, translating into MQKVMLVGAIGAGKTSLIHTLQKDVRSAEKTQSIQFSDGAIDTPGEYAQIPRFYSALMTTAMQASVVVVVQDATNLKVTLPPGFAGMFSRPVIGVVTKVDVPGIDREKAKSRLMEVGVKEPIFFVSSRTGEGIEELIAHFGEGRCSS
- the eutS gene encoding ethanolamine utilization microcompartment protein EutS; amino-acid sequence: MSEEKVRVVQEYVPGKQVTLAHLISNPKKELCDKLGLESTSAIGILTITPSEAAIIAADVATKAADVKIGFMDRFTGSLVLVGTVSNVEAALKQVTNLLVNSLGFSGPKQTKS
- a CDS encoding response regulator; translated protein: MYTLLIVDDEQLERQALHFIVTQKCPAIKVIGETGDGKSAVQIAAAQRPDIVLMDIRMPEMNGLEAAKRIRALSPDTVIIMLTAFDEFSYAKQALTIGVVEYLLKPVRPDDIMHTLELTIQKVDELKRKKQEEASLRKSVEDAIPFIQMSFVYDLISGNIKEMEHFQERSRFLGMKVDPGVVLVIDVDNFKQLTSSDSELEKQMIKQKIYKLICSVAGDYALVTPFGSDNLIVLLGFAEVESEERIKSNAQKIAVDIQECIAQAMNISITIGIGRYYSDPREIHKSYLEALHAQQQRFYLGDSQIIHVEDVPYLTTGPFNYPFHYERNVLDKVRCGDRKQAKEALHELLDGIFASKANMDTIKACVLELLIVLSRSAVEGGANVEQLTLLNLNCINHLNECNNKTQVEAWMFASLDHFMDNMLENRSSMNLRVINKACDYIVKNYHKNISLEEVAQTVHLSPFYFSRLFKQEKGFNFVDFLTKVRIEKAKKMLQNPDFTAVRIAAEVGYQDASYFSRVFRQTMGMTPNQYRNEIRNTKQE
- a CDS encoding sensor histidine kinase, whose translation is MQALNRFTLGEIVNTQILQEIQDKFSEATGLAAVIVDPEGNPITKPSNFTKFCSYVRSLPQGLTRCVQCDDKGGRRNQKPFVYTCHAGLTDLAAPIVVENQYIGAFLAGQVILLQEDDDVKSNMFCCTDDLGLEAERLSEFFDIVEVVPEKRIKAAADLIYIMSNYIVEIGVANLAGKHLVKEIKAKAELETMLRATELKALQSQVNPHFLFNTLNTIARLAMLEGASQTQEVVYALSDLLRNNLRDIEILRTLEQEVKSIKDYLLIQKMRFGERIQTYIDVDASIMEIKIPPLTLQPLVENAIIHGLESKVEGGVVHISGRLEEEEVILIVRDTGIGISSEEVAAIFRAEKRKQIHGQTTGLGIINVHKRIQHYFGNEYGLTMESKLGEGTSIYIRLPYSPM
- a CDS encoding nicotinate-nucleotide--dimethylbenzimidazole phosphoribosyltransferase; its protein translation is MDLEARVDELLNGAAKPPQSLGKLEKHLKKVIMAWGEIHSEMKPHHIIFAADNGIIEEGVVNYPGEITYLQAKNMADGRATISCFCQCNQIPYSVIDIGINNEKEAGIHHKVAFGTKNFMKEEAMTQEEFDRAWAVGKEVVADLIQREGVNIFSFGEMGIGNTTTSSAVLHALTGMPPEFIVGYGAGLSSSEFLKHKRNIVAKGVERHKNKMQKVEEILRCVGGFDIVGICSGMLQCAKLGVPFVIDGFITAVAYACAFRIDNTIEKYGIPSHMSKEPGMAYSLLLGNIPAEDVILHANMALGEGTGAILMVSMLKTMSYTMQNMARLSDFVLSEPASAQTAAV
- the ltrA gene encoding group II intron reverse transcriptase/maturase, yielding MKGTKKCVESRQLHKEGCLQETRVELRGNVGVPSISPMPERGRNGDNEYAGGLLEKILHRDNMNLAYKRVKGNKGSHGVDGMTVNELLQFLKQNGNQLRQSILEGTYKPEPVRRIEIPKPDGGKRLLGIPTVVDRVIQQAIAQILTPIYEMQFSANSYGFRPGRSAKQAVVKCKEYIEAGYTWTVDIDLAKYFDTVNHDKLMRLLSETIEDSRVLSLIRKYLKSGVMINGVVQESEEGCPQGGNLSPLLSNVMLNELDTELTRRGLKFCRYADDQNIYVKSRKAAERVMASITRFLEQKLRLKVNQEKSTVDRPWKLKFLGFSFYHKKGGLGIRVHPKPVKKFKQKLKEITGRSNAMSMEQRAEKLRQCIVGWMNYFGMADMKTLAKALDEWLRRRIRMCLWKQWKKIGTKHDNLVAHGIDNRKAWEYANTRKSYWHTANSPILSRTLTNEYLRKIGFITISERYSLVH
- the cobC gene encoding alpha-ribazole phosphatase, yielding MTRVIFVRHGQTSWNQEGKYQGHSDISLNERGIKQGNLVAKRLAKEKISAIYSSDLLRAQQTAEAIAKYHELPVITKPEFREINFGIWEGLTYQEIMADWSEILTAMYSKPGEIGPPQGESFQVVKQRVTHALQECVKKHQEQTIVLVSHGGTMRVLLCAALGIGLDKMWSMRQDSSAINIIDYIDNRAVVALVNDTWHVKDI